One part of the Sorangiineae bacterium MSr11954 genome encodes these proteins:
- a CDS encoding 16S rRNA (guanine(527)-N(7))-methyltransferase RsmG, giving the protein MSAHFSVSNAAEVDMRLGTWLDLLVTWNAKHDLTAARSEGELLDLMLADAYALSAHLPEGARVVDIGSGAGAPGLPLALIRPDLKVTLVEPLAKRVSFLRTVVGAVGRIDIQLHRGKAADVASSPTKWDIALSRATFSPAEWLACGKTLVDPDQGSIWVLLAREEPPVLEGVELRDTLTYEWPNQGRARRAVRYAPVKAA; this is encoded by the coding sequence ATGAGCGCCCACTTCAGTGTTTCCAACGCGGCGGAGGTCGACATGCGGCTCGGTACCTGGCTCGATCTTCTCGTCACCTGGAACGCGAAACACGATTTGACGGCGGCGCGCTCGGAGGGTGAGCTCCTCGATTTGATGCTGGCAGATGCGTACGCGTTGTCCGCGCATCTCCCCGAGGGCGCACGGGTGGTGGACATCGGCTCCGGGGCCGGCGCACCGGGCCTCCCGCTCGCCTTGATCCGGCCCGATCTGAAGGTCACCCTCGTCGAGCCGCTGGCCAAGCGCGTCAGTTTTCTACGCACGGTCGTGGGCGCCGTCGGGCGAATCGATATCCAACTTCATCGCGGAAAAGCCGCCGACGTCGCGTCTTCACCTACGAAGTGGGATATCGCCCTATCACGCGCCACATTCTCCCCGGCCGAGTGGCTCGCATGCGGAAAGACCCTGGTCGATCCCGACCAAGGGAGCATCTGGGTGCTTCTCGCGCGCGAGGAGCCTCCCGTGCTCGAGGGCGTGGAGCTTCGCGACACGCTCACATACGAGTGGCCGAACCAGGGTCGAGCACGGCGTGCGGTGCGCTACGCTCCGGTGAAGGCGGCGTAG